TTTAATCACAAGCCCAACTCGACTTGGTTTTCCATTCACAAGAAGTACTCTTCCTTCATTAATTACTTCATTCCGATTCAACGAATTCATATCTAATTTTCTTTTGCTACTCCCACCAATGTTATCTAAATTTGTGAGATCACCCCATAATTGACTTTCCCGCAAGGAACCGGAATTTTGATCATGATATACACTCGTTACCATGTTTTCTTTTGAGAAAGAAAGAGAGTgtaacataaaaaatataatatGAAAAGAAGTAGTGAAGAATGGTGTATTTATATACAAGTATAATATAGTTATGTAAAAGCTATTGTGAAAAgttatattaaataaaaaataaaatgacaaaTTTTATGTATAGGCATCTAGAATATGATTATAATATTGTTATTATAAATCCTAAAAAAATTGATAAATTAATTATACTAATATTGATAttaaaaaaaacacacaaaaagCTAGAGCTGTGTGTAACAAATACAACTGCTTTCTCACGCATTAGGGTCCCATCAGATATGAGTTAATATTTATTAATactaaaatataaaaaaaaaatttataattaatttttaattgaaCAAATTAATTTGATTAGgaataataatatttaatttaaatataaattttcTGTATAAAACTGTGGGCATAACTCTATCTTCTAGATCTTTCTAACTCCACCTTCTAGACTTTCCCATGGAAAGGTATAGAATATAAAATtatgaccaagattttccttatATGAAAAGGTCTAGAAGATGGAGTTATGTCTACAATTTTTAACacaaaaatattataattaaacTATATTATACCTAGTTTATTTAATTTGGTCAGCaattacacacacacacacacacatatatatatatatatatatatatatatatatatatatatatatatatatatatatatattatatatatatatatatatatatatatatatatatatatatatatatatatatatatatatatatatatatatatatatatatatatatatattgaataatTCGATTCTTTTGTCTCTTTGACACATATATGTGAGAAATCAATAATGCTTTTCTTTGTCTTTAGTTTATTGGTTCATCTTAATATGACTAGTGAAATAATGGAGTATATAAATATGACAAAAAAGTGTTGCATACTCTATCATATTTCAATATCAACAAAAAGTGACAAGTCATTGGAATTGTGTAATAACTAATTTAACACTAAAGACATTTGTTTCAACTTTTACATTTGCTAAGATGTCAAGAAAAaccaaaaatatttaatattGTTTGAATTTCGACGTCTCTTGTATTTTTAAAATTTGAGCAAATATACTTAAATTGAGTAATTTTTGTGTATTTGGATTATTTTACTCTAAATGGTTATTGAATCTATATCCTTCAAGATATTTCTTAAAATAAAGATAAGCTATTTAATGAGTTAAATCTCAAACATTTCCTATATATTGAAGAAAATTATAAATGTattatataatatttaaatgtttttcattgtcattttaaAATCAAACTTTAATACAACCAATTTATTTTCATGGTAGTATTCTTAGTTATAAGTAGTATTATAAAAAATACTATATTATTGAAGTACTTACGATAAATATGAACTAAAACTCTTTTAAAGGCATtacataaaataaatatatatatcagagtttcttttctctttattttataattcaaaaattatttcaaaaaaattaaattatattttataagGTTTAAGCAAATAATATAGTTTAAATTACAAAATAATTCTTAACTTAATACATTTTTGTTTTTTCCAAGATTCAAACTCATGATCTCACGAAATGAATAGTATGTGCTTTGACTCTTTGGAAAATGAAGATGAATTTTATGAGGTTCCACATCAGAATAATTGTGATGTGGGAAATATAGAGTATGTGAAATATGATGTCTCGTGGTATAATCCACGGCTTCGAATTATTGGACAATTTTAAAGATAAAGCTTTCTAGCTAGTAACAATGGTAATCCTAAAATGCAGGAGTGTAGAGACAAGTGACTGCCACTTATTGATTTATAGATTTTCTTCATTTGGTTAACTTACTGTCTAGAACACCTTTTAGGAGAGCGTAAGAAATCATCTACTTGTAGTAAGGTGTATTAGGGACCATAGCCTATGAATGGTGATCGCCaatttgatttttattatttcGAAATGGATTCATTCATATTTGAATTCATATCCAATTAgttgattaattaattaaatcatcAATATATTGAAACATAATTTTCCTTTctaattttatttaattatttaatcaaataaGGCTTTTAGTTTGATAATTGCTATATAATTAGTATAAATATATAAGCCTACATTTTAATTATCGgtaataataattaaataataattaaataatatttaaatataaaataatccaacaatctcccacttAAATTATATATGTTATTAAACATATCATAGTCTATAGGCGGCCATCCGAATTCTATTTTTTTTTAGATTTCAACTCTACAGTCTATGGTGAGGAGAGTAGATCAAATAGAGATAAGTCAGACCAttagaagaagaggaagaggaaCACCTAGAAAGATTGTGTGGGAAGTTATTAAGAAAGATCTTGAAATTCACAATTTGGATAGAACAATGATCCTGGATAGAACATTATGATAAAAGTTGATCCATATAGAAAACCCCTTCTTAGTGGGATTAGGTTTGGTTGTagttgatgttattgttgttgtacAACTAATATTTATTACTTTGAAAAAGAAAACATAAAAAGTACATAGAAATTAATTTAAACACCACATTTCATGCCTCATAATGAAACAAAAATCACtataatttaataaaaatttaaatattataCTTGTTTGCTAATTAGACTGTCCTCTAACTTTGGCCCTTTTCTAGTTGTTTCTAGGAGAAAAACTAAATGAAATTAAAATTCATACAAAACGAGAATACAAATTTTATAAACAAATTTTAAGATATCAACATCAAAATTTCTCCAGCCGCTTGCTTGTAAGTTTTCTCCATTGAATTTTTGTCATATGAACCTTTGCTTGCCTGCAAAATAACACAATTCTATTCTTTTTGTTTAAgtaataattattttatttatttgataACATATTATAGTATATGTATGTTTGGTATCACTGTACGGGtaaatttgaaaattttattatGATATTCAATATAATCCAGAAAAGAGGAGATAGATCGAGTTTGAAACTTACATGAACTAGAATCATGTACACATTTCCATTTCCATTGCGCATAATGTTGATAGATACAACAGCAATCATATGTTTCTCCAACAGAAAAGCAATTTTTGTCAAGCCCCCTGCTTCTTAGTTGCACATATGCAGAATTGTGCTTCGCCACCACAAATGTTCAATACAGTTTTTTTAGAAGACCAAGTTTGAAAAGCTACTTGTTTCGGTGGAGGTGCATAAAGCGATAACATATTTGAACTTTCATTTACACTAATCGGAAATTTATTATTATAACTATAGGACCCCTGATCAATTATGATAGTTTTCGTTGATTCATATGAATTCAATTGGGAGTTTATCACAAATGAAGACTCACTCACAAATGGGGACATAGATCTAAGcttgtctttcttcttcttttctaGATTTTCAAGAATCTGTTGTAaattttttatttctttcactgCTGCATCCACAATGGTTGACTTATCAACctggaaaaaaaattaaattaacCATCTAATTTAGAAAATAACTGATTATGACACTAAAGTTTTACCCTAATTAAAAAATGAAGATGAACATGAATTTACCTTAGAGGGCAGATCTGGAAGCAAAGCATGAAGGCTAGCAAACATGTTCCTTATTTTCTTTCTCCTTTCTCTCTCATTCCATATGTGTATTTCATGATGAGAATCACGATATTTTCCACCTTTACCTTTTccatttttaatattttttccaCTTTTAATCATAAGCCCACCTCGACTTGGTTTTCCATTCACAAGCACTACTCCTCCTTCATTAATTACTTGGTTCCGATTCAAAGAATTCATATCTAAGTTTCTTTTGCTACTCCCATCAATGTTATCTAAATTTGTGAGATCACCCCATACTTGACTTTCCCCGATGGAACCGGAATTTTGATCATGATCTACACTCGTTACCATGTTTTCTTTTGAGAAGGAAAGAGAGTGTAACATAGAAAAAATAATATGAAAAGAAGTAATGAAGAATGATGTATTTATATACAAGTATAATAGAGTTAAGTAAAAGCTATTGTGAAAAgttatattaaataaaaataaaatgacacGTTTTATGTAGAAGCATCTAGAATATGATTATAATATTGTTATTATAAATCCTAAAAAGGTTGATAAATTAATTATACTAATATTGATATTAAGAAAAAAACAGACAAAAAGTTAGAGTTGTGTATAACAAATACAACTGCTTTCTCACGCATTAGGTTCCCATCAGATATGAGTTAATATATATTAAAACTAAActatataaaaaaaattataatttagTTTTTAATTGAACAAATTAATTTGATTAGGaataataatatttaatattaatataatttttttgtATAAAACTGTGGGCATAACTCTATCTTCTAGACCTTTCTAACTCCACCTTCTAGACTTTCCCATGGGAAGGTTTAGAATATAAAATTATGACCATAACTTTCCATATATGAAAAGGTCTAGAAGATGGAGTTATGCCtacaatttttcacaaaaaatattataattaaacTATATTATACCTAGTTTATTTAATTTGGTCAGcaattttatatatatatatacatatatatatatatatatatatatatatatatatatatatatatatatatatatatatatatatatatatatatatatatatatatattgaataatTCGATTCTTTTGTCTCTTTGACACGTATATGTGAGAAATCAATAATGTTTTTCTTTGTCTTTAGTTTATTTGTTCATCTTAATATGACTAGTTAAATAATGGAGTATATAAATATGACTGAAAAGTGTCGCATACTCTATCATATTTCAATATCAACAAAACGTGACAAGTCATTGGAATTGTGTAATAACTAATTTAATACTAAAGACATTTGTTTCAACTTTTAAATTTGCTAAGATGTAAAGAAAAaccaaaaatatttaatattGTTTGAATTTCCACGTCTCTTGTATTTTTAAAATTTGAGCAAATATACTTAAATTGAGTAATTTTTGGGTTGTTAGATTATTTTACTCTAAATGGTTATTGAATCTATATCCTTCAAGATATTTCTTAAAATAAAGATAAGTTATTTAATGAGTTAAATCTCAGACATTTCCTATATATTGAAGAAAATTATAAATGTattatataatatttaaatgTTTTTCATTGTCGTTTTAAAATCAAACTTTAATACAACCAATTTATTTACATGGTAGTATTCTTAGTTATAAGTAGTATGATAAAAAATACTATATTATTTAAGTACTTACGATAAATATgaactaaaattattttaaaggcattacataaaataaatatatatatcagagtTTCTTCTCTCTCTAGTTTATAATTcaaaaattatttcaaaaaaattaaattatgttttataAGGTTTAAGCAAATAATATAGTTTAAATTACAAAATAGTTCTTAAGTTAAtacatttttcttttttccaAGATTCAAACTCATGATCTCACGAAATGAATAGTATGTGCTTTGACTCTTTGAAAAATGAAGATGAATTTTATGAGGTTCCACATGAGAATAATTGTGATGTGTGAAATATAGAGTATGTGAAATATGATGTCTCGTGGTATAATCCACGGCTTTGAATTATTGGACAATTTTAAAGATAAAGCTTTCTAGCTAGTAACAATGGTAATCCTAAAATGCAGGAGTGTAGAGACAAGTGACTGCCACTTACTGATTTATAGATTTTCTTCATTTGGTTAACTTACTGTCTAGAACACCTTTTAGGTGAGCGTAAGAAATCATCTACTTGTAGTAAGGTGTATTGGGGACCATAGCCTATGAATGGTGATCGCCAATTTGGTTTTTATTATTCCGAAATGGATTCATTCATATTTGAATTCATATCCAATTAgttgattaattaattaattaatcattATATAGAAATATAATTTTCCTTTCtaattctatttaattatttaatcaaataaGGCTTTTAGTTTGATAATTGCTATATAATTAGTATAAATATATAAGCCTACATTTTAATTATCGgtaataataattaaataatatttaaatataaaataatccaacaatctcccacttAAATAATATATGTTATTAATCATATCATAGTCTATAGGCGGCCATCCGAATGCTATTTATTTTTAGATTTCAACTCCACAATCTATGGTGAGGGGAGTAGATCAAATAGAGATAAGTCAGACCATTAGAGGAAGAGGAAGAGGAACACCTAGAAAGATTGTGTGGGAAGTTATTAAGAAAGATCTTGAAATACACAATTTGGATAAAACCATGATCCTGGATAGAACATTATGATAAAAGTTGATCCATATAGAAAACCCCTTCTTAGTGTGATTGGGTTTGGTTCTagttgatgttattgttgttgtacAACTAATTTTATTACTTTGAAAAAGAAAACATAAAAAGTACATAGAAATTAATTTAAACACCACATTTCATGCCTCATAACGAAACAAAAATCACtataatttaataaaaatttaaatattataCTTGTTTGCTAATTATACTGTCCTCTAACTTTGGCCCTTTTCTAGTTGTTTCTAGGAGAAAAACTAAATGAAATTAAAATTCATACAAAACGAGAATACAAATTTTATAAACAAATTTTAAGATATCAACATCAAAATTTCTCCAGCCGCTTGCTTGTAAGTTTTCTCCATTGAATTTGTGTCATATGAACCTTTGCTTGCCTGCAAAATAACACAATTCAATTCTTTTTGTTTAAgtaataattattttatttatttgataACATATTATAGTATATGTATGTTTGGTATCACCGTACGGGtaaatttgaaaattttattcTGATATTCAATATAATCCAGAAAAGAGGAGATAGATCGAGTTTGAAACTTACATGAACTAGAATCATGTACACATTTCCATTTCCATTGCGCATA
This sequence is a window from Lathyrus oleraceus cultivar Zhongwan6 unplaced genomic scaffold, CAAS_Psat_ZW6_1.0 chrUn0865, whole genome shotgun sequence. Protein-coding genes within it:
- the LOC127115036 gene encoding transcription factor bHLH95, with translation MVTSVDHDQNSGSIGESQVWGDLTNLDNIDGSSKRNLDMNSLNRNQVINEGGVVLVNGKPSRGGLMIKSGKNIKNGKGKGGKYRDSHHEIHIWNERERRKKIRNMFASLHALLPDLPSKVDKSTIVDAAVKEIKNLQQILENLEKKKKDKLRSMSPFVSESSFVINSQLNSYESTKTIIIDQGSYSYNNKFPISVNESSNMLSLYAPPPKQVAFQTWSSKKTVLNICGGEAQFCICATKKQGA